In the Alphaproteobacteria bacterium genome, ACTGGGCCGTGTTTGCGCTCGCCAACAACAGCGACGAGCAGATCGACCGGCTGATCGTCGTGCCGCACTACCGCATGGTCGGCTCCGGATTGTTCTGGCCCGACCTCGGCCTCTCGCGCATCGTCAACGTCACGCCCAGCTCGGGCGACCGTCCCGAGAAGCAGGCCAATGCGGCGGCCGACATCTACCGCATCACGCTCGATCCCGGCACGGTCATCACCTACGTGGTCGAGCTTCGCTCCGACAAGCTGCCGCAGCTCTATTTGTGGGAGCCCGACGCCTACAAGGACAAGATCAACTCGTTCACGCTCTACCACGGCATCGTCATCGGCATCGCGGGCCTGCTGGCGCTGTTCCTGACCATCCTGTTCGTCGTGAAGGGCAGCGTGATGTTTCCCGCCGCCGCGGCGCTCGGCTGGGCGGTGCTCGCCTATATCGGCACGGACTTCGGGTTCTGGGGCAAGGTGTTCGATCTCTCCGCCGACGCCGAGCGCGTCTGGCGCGCCTCGGGCGAAGCGATCCTCGCCGCCACGCTGGTCGTGTTCCTGTTCGCCTATCTCAATCTCAACCGCTGGCACGTGCGCTACGCGCACATCACGGCGCTTTGGCTCGTCTTCCTCGGCGCGCTCACGGCGATTGCGGTGTTCAATCCCGCGGTCGCCTCGGGCGTGGCGCGCATCTCGCTCGCCATCGTGGCGGTCGCCGGGCTGGGGCTGGTCGTCTATCTCGCGGCCCACGGGTTCGACCGCGCGGTGCTGTTGATCCCGACCTGGCTGTTGCTGGTCGTCTGGGTCTTCGCCGGTTACCTGGCGGTCACCGGCGTTGTGACCAACGACATCGTCGGACCCGCGCTGCTCGGCGGCCTCGTCCTGATCGTGATGCTGATCGGCTTCACCGTGATGCAGCACGCGTTCTCGGGCGGCGCCGCGATTGCGATCGTGTCCGACATCGAAAGACGGGCTCTCGCCCTGACGGGCGCGGGCGACATGATCTGGGACTGGGACGTGCCGAACGACCGGGTGTTCACCTCGCCCGAGACCGAGGCGATGCTGGGCCTCAAGCGTGGCGCGCTCGGCGGCTCGGCCGCCGACTGGCTCGAGGTGCTGCACCCGCTCGACCGCGACCGTTTCCGCGCGGCGCTCGACGGCGTGCTCGACCAGCGGCGCGGGCGGCTGTTCCTTGAATTCCGCCTGCGCACGCTCGACGGCCATTACATGTGGTTCGCCCTCAAGGCACGCCCGGTGGTCGGCTCCGACGGCGAAGTGGTGCGCCTCGTCGGCACCGTCACCGACGTGACCGAGTTCAAGACTGCGGAAGAGCGTCTGCTGCACGACGCCGTGCACGACAACCTCACCGGCCTGCCGAACCGCGAGCTGTTCCTCGACCGGCTCGATGCGGCGCTCTCCTTCGCCAAGGCCGACTCGACCATCCGCCCCACCGTCATGGTGATCGATCTCGACCGCTTCAAGCAGGTGAACGACTCGGTCGGCATTGCGGTCGGCGATTCGATCCTGCTGACGCTCGCCCGCCGCCTCGGACGCATCCTCAAACCCCAGGACACAATGGCGCGGCTCTCCGGCGACCAGTTCGGCCTGCTCGTGCTCTCCGAGCGCGAGCCGCCGCGCATCACAGCCCTCGCCGACACGATCCGCAAATCGTTGCGCGCGCCGATTACCTTCAACGATCGCGAGATCCTGCTCACCGCGTCGATCGGGCTTGCGCTTGCCGACGGCACGCCGCAGCGCAAGGAAGATATCCTCAAGGACGCCGAGCTTGCGATGTATCACGGCAAGCGCATCGGCGGCGATCGCATCGAGGTGTTCAAGCCCGCGATGCGCACGCGCAAGAGCGACCGCCTCTCGATGGAGAGCGACCTGCGCCGCGCGCTCGAGCGCGACGAGATGACGGTGCTGTACCAGCCAATCATCTGGCTGGAGGACCGCACCGTGGCCGGCTTCGAGGCCCTGTTGCGCTGGGACCATCCGAAGATGGGCCGGCTCTCGCCCGCAGACTTCATTCCGCTCGCCGAGGAGACCGGGCTGATTGTCGATCTCGGGCTGTTCGCGCTCGATCGCGCGACGCGCCAGCTCGCCGCCTGGCAGCGGGCCACGCGGCTGCGCTATCCGCTGTTCGTGAGCGTCA is a window encoding:
- a CDS encoding EAL domain-containing protein — translated: MRLRRAVIAVSVLLGVAFGADAARAIDAINVRIDASAIDLTEAVDRPKSEGDRIQVSTAAGADGIIRRIEVRAREAGNNWAVFALANNSDEQIDRLIVVPHYRMVGSGLFWPDLGLSRIVNVTPSSGDRPEKQANAAADIYRITLDPGTVITYVVELRSDKLPQLYLWEPDAYKDKINSFTLYHGIVIGIAGLLALFLTILFVVKGSVMFPAAAALGWAVLAYIGTDFGFWGKVFDLSADAERVWRASGEAILAATLVVFLFAYLNLNRWHVRYAHITALWLVFLGALTAIAVFNPAVASGVARISLAIVAVAGLGLVVYLAAHGFDRAVLLIPTWLLLVVWVFAGYLAVTGVVTNDIVGPALLGGLVLIVMLIGFTVMQHAFSGGAAIAIVSDIERRALALTGAGDMIWDWDVPNDRVFTSPETEAMLGLKRGALGGSAADWLEVLHPLDRDRFRAALDGVLDQRRGRLFLEFRLRTLDGHYMWFALKARPVVGSDGEVVRLVGTVTDVTEFKTAEERLLHDAVHDNLTGLPNRELFLDRLDAALSFAKADSTIRPTVMVIDLDRFKQVNDSVGIAVGDSILLTLARRLGRILKPQDTMARLSGDQFGLLVLSEREPPRITALADTIRKSLRAPITFNDREILLTASIGLALADGTPQRKEDILKDAELAMYHGKRIGGDRIEVFKPAMRTRKSDRLSMESDLRRALERDEMTVLYQPIIWLEDRTVAGFEALLRWDHPKMGRLSPADFIPLAEETGLIVDLGLFALDRATRQLAAWQRATRLRYPLFVSVNISSRQLLRHDLIQDLRTVLSRSAVARGTLKLELTESLVMENPEYAAQMLTRMRDLGVGLSLDDFGTGHSSLAYLQRFPFDTIKIDQSFVRTNGKGSRPVILRSIIAMAHDLSMDVIAEGAESDSDASELYQMGCEYAQGFAFGEPMEPEAAIALVGHTQAEVPRHVEAR